Part of the Companilactobacillus zhachilii genome is shown below.
CCCAATAATTTCCTAAAATTGCTACTAAAAAGCCACCAATCATTGTTATCGTCAGATAAATTAGCAAAAATACCCATTGTCCACTGTTGTAAAGTCGATATGCATCCGCCGTAAAAGTTGAAAAAGTCGTATACGATCCTAATACACCCGTGCTCAAGGTTAAAATAACCCGCTTAGATAAATTAAAACGGTCTTGCAAATAATGAATTAAAAATGGTAACACAAGCGCCCCACTTAA
Proteins encoded:
- a CDS encoding fluoride efflux transporter FluC, with protein sequence MRKKGEVFLFLFIGAFIGSDLRYLESLIFKTSSGFPLGTIVANLSGALVLPFLIHYLQDRFNLSKRVILTLSTGVLGSYTTFSTFTADAYRLYNSGQWVFLLIYLTITMIGGFLVAILGNYWAASRAFNDYVKREGRKK